One window from the genome of Cryptomeria japonica chromosome 6, Sugi_1.0, whole genome shotgun sequence encodes:
- the LOC131030241 gene encoding uncharacterized protein LOC131030241 translates to MVVADEEGTDGESTDDSGGGGGESIDGDGEGDDRAAMAVGRRKVGGAAVAVGGARGPLPMRGAANLSAGAQPGGHRPATAAGGNRPRAAQQRRPPARRPRATRAPLARSPHTAAAPAPPQRRQPPALAPGRPTDQGFNFFKPLRA, encoded by the exons ATGGTGGTAGCTGACGAAGAGGGCACCGATGGCGAGAGCACTGACGACAGTGGCGGTGGTGGGGGGGAAAGCATCGACGGTGATGGGGAGGGCGACGATAGGGCTGCTATGGCGGTCGGTCGCAGGAAGGTCGGCGGGGCTGCTGTGGCAGTTGGTGGGGCCAGAGGGCCATTGCCAATGAGG GGCGCAGCCAATTTATCGGCAGGtgcgcagcccggcggccaccgcccGGCCACCGCTGCCGGCGGTAACCGCCCTCGCGCCGCCCAGCAACGACGGCCGCCCGCGCGCCGCCCACGCGCCACCCGCGCCCCGCTCGCGCGCAGCCCACACACCGCCGCTGCCCCTGCACCGCCACAGCGCCGCCAGCCACCTGCGCTAGCCCCTGGTCGCCCAACGGACCAGGGGTTtaatttttttaagcccttgagggcttaa